One stretch of Candida orthopsilosis Co 90-125, chromosome 3 draft sequence DNA includes these proteins:
- a CDS encoding phosphomutase-like protein, with the protein MTQRLAQFFSNIFLSKSHSTFLLQASFNHIVMPAEPTKLDIIDSKISPEVRAAYNSKVAQFQRDSKSYWQFSIVPNKFVQSLDETDDTKFNYLDQHFGKIGEWDDLVEELHQLNKQADKDTQYKILFLARHYTGYHNIAHAKYGDDAWNNHWSKLNGDDEYTWGPDAELIPESIELAKKNSKLVAKELENNRHQNKSLITPQKMYVSPLRRSIDTLYYTWDPIVDLHHIQPYIQENWRETTGVHTCDKRSTRSIIVDKYEKLGFVIEPGFTEEDELYQDNYRESFDEQAARMNVALQQLFTENHGNGVDIVGITSHSGSIKTQLLVLGHRPFAVQTGGMIPVFVRAVKKKGGLSGGEAGSSCKIL; encoded by the coding sequence ATGACACAAAGACTCGCTCAATTTTTCAGCAACAtatttctttcaaaatctcaCTCCACGTTTTTACTTCAAGCACTGTTCAACCATATAGTTATGCCAGCTGAACCTACTAAATTAGATattattgattcaaaaatatcaccCGAAGTACGTGCTGCTTACAACTCAAAAGTTGCTCAGTTTCAACGTGACTCCAAGTCGTATTGGCAATTTTCCATCGTACCCAACAAGTTTGTCCAATCACTTGACGAGACTGATGAcaccaaattcaactaCCTTGATCAACACTTTGGTAAAATTGGTGAATGGGATGACTTGGTTGAGGAACTTcaccaattgaacaaaCAAGCTGATAAAGATACTCAATACAAAATCTTATTTCTAGCTCGTCATTACACTGGATACCATAACATTGCCCATGCTAAATACGGAGATGATGCGTGGAATAACCATTGGTCGAAATTAAATGGCGATGATGAATATACATGGGGTCCTGATGCTGAATTGATACCAGAGCTGATCGAATTAGCTAAAAAGAATAGTAAGTTGGTGGCTAAAGAGTTGGAAAATAATCGCCATCAAAATAAATCATTGATTACGCCACAAAAAATGTACGTGTCACCATTAAGACGATCAATTGATACGTTGTATTACACGTGGGACCCTATTGTCGATTTACATCATATTCAACCATACATTCAAGAAAACTGGCGTGAGACTACTGGTGTACACACTTGCGACAAACGTTCGACAAGATCAATAATTGTCGACAAGTACGAAAAATTGGGTTTTGTAATAGAACCAGGCTTTACAGAAGAGGATGAATTGTATCAAGATAATTACCGAGAACTGTTTGATGAACAAGCAGCAAGAATGAATGTCgctttgcaacaattgtttacGGAAAATCATGGTAATGGAGTTGATATCGTTGGGATCACTAGTCACTCTGGTAGTATAAAGACTcaattgttggtgttgggACATAGACCATTTGCCGTACAAACTGGAGGTATGATTCCCGTATTTGTAAGAGCTGTTAAGAAAAAGGGGGGACTTTCGGGTGGAGAAGCTGGAAGCAGTTGTAAGATATTGTAA
- a CDS encoding Tpd3 protein (S. cerevisiae homolog TPD3 has serine/threonine phosphatase activity and has role in mitotic cell cycle spindle assembly checkpoint, regulation of translation): protein MDDLYPLALLMDELKHDDVSNRVEAMQKLDTIAIALGPERTRKELLPFLHDVAQDDEEEVFTVLGAKLGEFVPLIGGHEYCEPLIEILTILASMEEPLVRDKAIESLNQISQELNQDEINNVFLGLITSLSQGNWFSKKIASCGLYKAVIIRVDANTRKELLRTYLKLVTDDYPMVRRAAATSLPHLIDLLTKFTEESPNDVNKVNNEDWEIISKMFQHLINDDQDSVKFLSVDVLIAILEFFQKIHEYSFNSDFLSSALKLIKDDSWRVRYTAADRFSKIAVNFTHNESDLFQLIDPFISLMKDHEGEVRKAVAKQLPAFSKLLTEYPPTKATILNKIVPVVNELSQDPQENVRASLASTITELSPILTRQPTIDKLLPIFLTMLKDEFPDVRLNIISNLSVVNETIGINLLSTNLLPAITELAQDHKWRVRLAIIEYIPKLADQLGQSFFNNELLSLCMSWLWDPVFAIREAAVENLKNLTIIFGSQWATHEIIARLLNQSDNKIDDGDNNDEEADDDNKIDYSNFIIRITCLFAITSLIPVIDYPVLVEKVLPFINGLITDAVPNIRFNVAKSYLTLVESLCQHKDQAPNQDELKKLINLQVLSNLEKLETDDDVDVRFYSTQSIKGINEILAQ from the coding sequence ATGGACGATTTGTATCCTCTCGCGTTATTAATGGACGAATTGAAACACGACGATGTTTCCAACCGAGTTGAAGCAATGCAAAAGCTAGACACCATTGCCATAGCTTTAGGTCCAGAAAGAACTCGTAAGGAATTGTTGCCATTTTTACATGATGTTGCTCaggatgatgaagaggaggTATTTACTGTATTGGGAGCCAAATTGGGGGAATTTGTACCTTTAATTGGGGGTCATGAATATTGTGaaccattgattgaaatattgACTATATTGGCATCAATGGAAGAACCATTGGTGAGGGATAAAGCtattgaatcattgaatcaaattagTCAAGAATTGAACCAAGATGAGATAAATAACGTGTTTTTGGGGTTAATTACTAGTTTAAGTCAAGGTAATTGGTTTCTGAAAAAAATTGCTTCTTGTGGATTATACAAGGCGGTGATAATTCGAGTTGATGCAAATACTAGAAAAGAATTGTTACGCActtatttgaaattagtTACTGATGATTATCCCATGGTTAGAAGAGCAGCAGCGACAAGTTTACCtcatttgattgatttattgaCCAAGTTTACTGAGGAATCACCTAATGATGTAAACAAAGTGAATAATGAAGATTGGGAAattatttccaaaatgtttcaacatttgattaatgatgATCAAGATTCGGTTAAATTTCTCagtgttgatgttttgattGCCATTTTAgaatttttccaaaaaattCATGAATATAGTTTCAATTCTGATTTCTTATCAAGtgcattgaaattgatcaaagacGATAGTTGGAGAGTTCGGTATACCGCTGCTGATAGATTTAGTAAAATAGCCGTCAATTTCACCCATAATGAACTGGATctatttcaattgattgatccTTTTATTTCATTAATGAAGGATCATGAGGGGGAAGTTAGAAAAGCCGTTGCAAAGCAATTACCTGCATTCAGTAAATTATTGACAGAATATCCACCAACTAAAGCTACAATCCTAAACAAGATTGTCCCAGTGGTTAATGAATTAAGTCAAGATCCTCAAGAAAATGTTCGTGCCTCATTAGCATCAACCATTACTGAATTATCCCCCATTTTAACCAGACAACCAACAATCGATAAATTATTACCTATTTTCTTAACTatgttgaaagatgaaTTTCCTGATGTTCGATTAAATataatttcaaacttgtcaGTGGTTAATGAAACTATTGGTATTAAtcttttatcaacaaatttactTCCAGCTATAACTGAATTGGCCCAAGATCATAAATGGAGAGTAAGATTAGCCATTATTGAATATATCCCTAAATTAGCTGATCAATTGGGTCaatccttcttcaataatgaaTTATTGTCATTATGTATGTCATGGTTATGGGATCCAGTATTTGCCATTAGAGAAGCAGCAGTggagaatttgaaaaacttgacAATAATATTTGGATCACAATGGGCAACACACGAAATTATTGCTAGATTATTGAATCAAAGTGATaacaagattgatgatggCGACAACAATGACGAAGAAGCTGACGATGACAACAAGATTGACTATTCAAATTTCATTATTCGAATCACTTGTTTATTCGCTATAACTTCGTTAATCCCAGTTATTGACTACCCAGTCCTAGTTGAAAAGGTTCTCCCATTCATAAATGGATTAATCACTGACGCTGTCCCCAACATTAGATTCAATGTTGCAAAGTCTTATTTAACTCTAGTTGAATCATTATGTCAACATAAAGATCAAGCTCCTAATCAAGacgaattgaaaaagttgattaaTTTACAAgtattatcaaatttggaaaaattggaaactgacgatgatgttgatgtcAGATTTTATTCTACGCAAAGCATCAAGGGAATTAATGAAATACTAGCTCAATAA
- a CDS encoding Isa2 protein (S. cerevisiae homolog ISA2 has role protein maturation, iron-sulfur cluster assembly, biotin biosynthetic process and localizes to mitochondrial intermembrane space), protein MMSLRNVIRRIPTPKTIQYTPRLCILHLESIRWNSTAATSSTSSRQKTLKPSSFAFPTDPPSSPPPPPPRKQLQDAVTVSRPDAEDFKATKLVHGQTDKVIAITDRACSKLQSIKQDNPKDTALQIQVESGGCHGFQYNLHLINLDQYLKDHSDSSDVFVFERVGANIVLDDSSLTILQESKLDYTKELIGSQFKIVDSPYTSTACGCGASFDFDFDKLEQNKKQRE, encoded by the coding sequence ATGATGAGTTTGAGAAACGTAATAAGAAGGATACCTACACCAAAGACGATACAATATACTCCACGACTTTGCATATTACATCTAGAGTCAATAAGGTGGAACTCGACTGCTGCCACTTCGTCTACATCGTCGAGGCAAAAAACCCTCAAACCATCATCATTCGCATTTCCTACAGATCCACCATCATCcccaccaccaccaccaccaagGAAACAATTACAAGATGCAGTTACAGTTCTGAGACCAGATGCTGAGGATTTCAAAGCTACAAAACTTGTCCATGGCCAAACTGATAAAGTAATAGCTATAACCGATCGTGCATGTTCCAAATtacaatcaatcaaacaagataaTCCAAAAGACACAGCCCTTCAAATCCAAGTTGAGAGTGGCGGATGTCATGGATTCCAATACAACTTACACTTGATCAATCTAGATCAATACCTCAAAGATCATAGTGACTCTTCAgatgtgtttgtgtttgaaCGGGTGGGAGCTAATATCGTTCTTGATGATTCGAGTTTAACGATTTTACAAGAACTGAAGTTGGACTATACAAAGGAGTTGATTGGTAGTCAGTTTAAGATTGTTGATTCGCCTTATACTTCGACTGCATGTGGATGCGGGgcttcatttgattttgattttgataaattggaacaaaataaaaaacaaagGGAGTAA
- a CDS encoding Pmt2 hypothetical protein mannosyltransferase (PMT) (involved in hyphal growth and drug sensitivity albicans) yields the protein MSSSAQPHQTQVKPTRNLHKDDTITSIDSKYETDDAELLKRSQYDEVSETIESWKKLESILAPLLFTLLSFFVRFYRISINDSVVWDEAHFGKFGSYYLRHEFYHDVHPPLGKMLVGLSGYLAGYNGSWDFPSGEKYPEYIDYTKMRLFNATFSALCVPFAYYTMKEIGFSVWTTWLFTLMVTLESSYVTLGKFILLDSMLLFFTVTTVFCFARFNNFNVKESEFSRKWWKWLLLTGVSIGCVCSVKMVGLFVTTLIGIYTVVDLWNKLNDRSITWIRYGYHWAARIFGLIIIPISIFLLCFKVHFDLLYKSGPGDANMSSLFQANLLGSQVGGGPREISMVHSVVTLKNQGLTGGLLHSHVQTFPEGSKQQQVTTYGHKDSNNNWIFQRPRGQPSYDPSGNNTDIEYVFDGMPIRIMHPQTGRNLHTHEIPAPVTKTELEVACYGNLTVGDAKDNWIVEVADQASNEDKMRLHPLTTSFRLKNEVMDCYLGVSGSTLPQWGFRQGEVVCFKNPFKKDKRTWWNIEDHRNELLPPAPEDFKLPKTRFIRDFIQLNLAMMATNNALLPDPDKQDDLASSFWQWPTLNVGIRMCGWGADKPKYFMIGSPATTWSSSIGIIVFALITLYYLVRWQRQIVDYPSDQPARLQKFIMGGIYPMLGWGLHFMPFVIMGRVTYVHHYVPALYFAMIVFCFEVELWTSKLNYRGASAVSKIAYIAIYLALYFIVGFTFYYLRYFSFGMEGPKENWKHTQWLQSWRVSDDNYV from the coding sequence atgtcGTCATCTGCACAACCACATCAAACGCAGGTGAAGCCAACGAGAAACTTGCACAAGGATGATACTATCACgtcaattgattccaaatACGAGACTGACGATGCAGAACTTCTCAAGAGAAGTCAATATGACGAAGTGTcagaaacaattgaatcatgGAAAAAATTAGAATCGATTTTGGCGCCCCTCTTGTTCACTTTATTATCATTTTTTGTTCGATTTTATCgtatttcaatcaatgataGTGTTGTTTGGGATGAAGCTCATTTCGGTAAATTTGGTTCTTATTACTTACGTCATGAATTTTATCATGATGTCCATCCACCATTGGGTAAAATGTTGGTTGGATTGTCGGGGTATTTAGCTGGGTATAATGGATCATGGGATTTTCCTAGTGGTGAAAAATACCCCGAATATATCGATTATACCAAAATGAGGTTGTTTAATGCTACGTTTTCAGCGTTGTGTGTTCCATTTGCGTATTATACCATGAAGGAAATTGGGTTTTCTGTGTGGACGACTTGGTTATTTACCTTGATGGTTACTTTGGAAAGTTCTTATGTTACTTTGGGTAAGTTTATTTTGTTAGATTcgatgttgttgtttttcacAGTGACTACggtgttttgttttgctaGATTTAATAATTTTAATGTTAAGGAAAGCGAGTTTAGTAGGAAATGGTGGAAATGGCTTTTGTTGACTGGTGTTTCTATTGGATGTGTCTGTTCGGTTAAAATGGTGGGATTGTTTGTCACTACTTTAATTGGTATTTatactgttgttgatttgtggaataaattgaatgataGGTCAATTACCTGGATTAGGTATGGGTATCACTGGGCAGCGAGAATTTTTGGATTGATTATTAtcccaatttcaattttcttgCTTTGTTTTAAAGTTCATTTCGATTTGTTGTACAAATCGGGTCCTGGTGATGCTAATATGtcttctttgtttcaaGCTAATTTACTTGGATCACAAGTTGGTGGAGGTCCAAGAGAAATTTCCATGGTTCATTCAGTTGTCACGTTGAAAAATCAAGGATTGACTGGAGGACTTTTGCACTCACATGTGCAAACCTTCCCTGAAGGTTCTAAACAACAGCAAGTTACTACTTATGGACATAAAGATTCCAATAACAATTGGATTTTCCAACGTCCAAGAGGTCAACCAAGTTATGATCCTAGTGGAAACAATACCGATATCGAATATGTGTTTGATGGTATGCCAATTAGAATTATGCATCCACAAACTGGAAGAAACTTGCACACCCACGAAATTCCAGCCCCTGTTACCAAGACTGAATTGGAAGTTGCATGTTATGGAAACTTAACCGTTGGTGATGCTAAGGATAATTGGATTGTCGAGGTCGCTGATCAAGCTAGTAATGAAGACAAGATGAGATTACATCCATTGACAACATCATTcagattgaaaaatgaagtTATGGACTGTTATTTAGGAGTTTCGGGATCTACTTTACCACAATGGGGGTTTAGACAAGGTGAAGTTGTATGTTTTAAGAACCCATTCAAGAAGGATAAGAGAACGTGGTGGAATATCGAAGATCATAGAAATGAACTTTTACCTCCAGCACCAGAAGATTTCAAGTTACCCAAGACAAGATTTATTCGTGATTTTatccaattgaatttagCCATGATGGCTACAAACAATGCATTGTTGCCTGATCCTGATAAGCAGGATGATTtggcttcttctttctGGCAATGGCCTACCTTAAATGTTGGTATTAGAATGTGTGGATGGGGAGCCGATAAACCTAAATACTTTATGATTGGATCACCTGCAACTACATGGAGTTCCAGTATTGGAATTATTGTGTTTGCCTTGATTACATTGTACTATCTCGTCAGATGGCAAAGACAAATTGTCGATTACCCAAGTGACCAACCAGCAAGattacaaaaatttatAATGGGTGGTATTTATCCAATGTTGGGTTGGGGTTTACATTTTATGCCATTTGTCATAATGGGAAGAGTAACTTATGTTCATCATTATGTACCAGCATTATACTTTGCCATGATTGTATTCtgttttgaagttgaattatGGACTTCGAAATTGAACTACAGAGGAGCTTCAGCAGTAAGCAAGATTGCATATATAGCAATTTATTTGGCATTGTATTTTATTGTTGGTTTTACATTTTATTATTTGAGGTATTTCTCATTTGGAATGGAAGGTCCTAAGGAGAATTGGAAACATACTCAATGGTTACAATCATGGAGAGTTTCTGACGATAATTATGTATAG
- a CDS encoding Tdh3 NAD-linked glyceraldehyde-3-phosphate dehydrogenase, producing the protein MAIKVGINGFGRIGRLVLRIALQRKDIEVIAVNDPFIAPDYAAYMFKYDSTHRTYKGDVKSEGDNLIIDGHKIKVHGEKDPASIPWGKDGVDYVIESTGVFTTLEGAHKHIDGGAKKVLITAPSKDGPMYVVGVNDDKISKNEDIISNASCTTNCLAPLAKVINDKFGIEDGLMTTVHSMTATQKTVDGPSHKDWRGGRTASGNIIPSSTGAAKAVGKVIPELNGKLTGMSLRVPTVDVSVVDLTVNLKKPTSYEEIAKTIKEASEGQLKGVLGYTEDAVVSTDFLGSSYSSIFDEKAGILLTPTFVKLIAWYDNEYGYSTRVVDLLEKFAKVNGN; encoded by the coding sequence ATGGCTATTAAGGTTGGTATTAACGGTTTCGGAAGAATTGGACGTTTAGTCTTGAGAATTGCTTTGCAAAGAAAAGACATTGAAGTTATTGCTGTCAATGATCCATTCATTGCTCCAGACTATGCTGCTTATATGTTCAAGTATGACTCTACCCACAGAACTTACAAGGGTGATGTCAAGTCTGAGGGTGACAATTTGATCATTGATGGTCACAAGATTAAGGTTCATGGTGAGAAAGACCCAGCCTCAATTCCATGGGGTAAGGATGGTGTTGATTATGTTATTGAATCTACTGGTGTCTTTACTACTCTTGAGGGTGCCCACAAACACATTGATGGTGGTGCTAAGAAGGTTCTTATCACTGCTCCTTCCAAGGATGGTCCAATGTATGTTGTTGGTGTCAATGATGACAAGATTAGCAAGAACGAGGATATTATTTCAAATGCTTCATGTACCACCAACTGTTTGGCTCCATTGGCTAAGGTTATCAATGACAAGTTTGGTATTGAAGATGGTTTGATGACCACTGTTCACTCCATGACTGCTACTCAAAAGACTGTTGATGGTCCATCCCACAAGGACTGGAGAGGTGGTAGAACTGCTTCTGGTAACATTATTCCATCTTCTACTGGTGCTGCCAAGGCTGTTGGTAAAGTTATCCCAGAATTGAACGGTAAATTGACCGGTATGTCATTGAGAGTTCCAACTGTTGATGTTtcagttgttgatttgactGTTAACTTGAAGAAACCAACTTCttatgaagaaattgccaAGACTATCAAGGAAGCTTCTGAAGGTCAATTGAAGGGAGTTTTGGGCTACACTGAAGATGCCGTTGTCTCTACTGATTTCTTGGGTTCTTCATACTCTTCAatctttgatgaaaaagcCGGTATCTTGTTGACTCCAACTTTTGTTAAATTGATTGCTTGGTACGATAACGAATACGGTTACTCTACCAGAGTCGTTGacttgttggaaaaattcGCTAAAGTCAATGGAAATTAA
- a CDS encoding Yjr096w protein (S. cerevisiae homolog YJR096W has aldehyde reductase activity, has role in arabinose catabolic process, D-xylose catabolic process, cellular response to oxidative stress and localizes to cytoplasm, nucleus) has product MSYRLIQLNSGNKIPSIGLGCYDIPTSQTSKLVYEALDVGYRHFDTAVLYGNEQEVIDGISQYLKDHPEVRRSDVFYTTKLWNSQLGKSNTEKAINTMMQQIGPLKYIDLLLIHSPLPGKEKRLESYKVMEQALKDGKVKNIGVSNYGQHHIEEILKDPEIETPPAINQIEISPWCMRQDLASWCLSKDIHVEAYAPLTHGYKLQEDSPNFQEIMKKYNKSPAQILIKWSLQKGYIPLPKTKTPSRLKTNLDIDDFELTPEEMVLVDQPDAYEPTDWECTNAP; this is encoded by the coding sequence ATGTCATACAGACTAATTCAATTAAACAGCGGTAACAaaattccttcaattggttTAGGATGTTACGATATCCCTACATCACAAACCAGCAAACTTGTTTATGAAGCATTGGATGTCGGATATCGTCATTTCGATACTGCTGTACTTTATGGTAATGAACAGGAAGTCATTGACGGCATTTctcaatatttgaaagatcATCCCGAAGTCAGACGATCTGATGTCTTTTACACTACTAAATTATGGAATAGTCAATTAGGTAAATCAAATACTGAGAAAGCCATAAATACCATGATGCAACAAATTGGTCCATTGAAATATATCGACTTGCTTTTGATTCATTCACCATTGCCTGGAAAGGAGAAAAGATTGGAGAGTTATAAAGTCATGGAGCAAGCTTTAAAAGACGGCAAAGTGAAAAACATAGGTGTATCCAATTATGGTCAACATCATATTGAAGAGATTCTTAAAGACccagaaattgaaacgCCACCAGctataaatcaaattgaaattagtCCCTGGTGTATGCGTCAAGACCTAGCTCTGTGGTGTTTGAGTAAAGATATTCATGTTGAAGCCTATGCTCCATTGACTCATGGCTATAAATTACAAGAAGATAGTCCCAATTTTCAAGAGATTATGAAGAAATATAATAAATCACCAGCACAAATCTTGATTAAATGGTCATTACAAAAGGGGTATATCCCCTTacccaaaacaaaaacaccTTCTAGATTGAAAACGAATTtagatattgatgatttcgAATTGACTCCAGAAGAAATGGTACTTGTTGACCAACCAGATGCTTATGAACCTACCGATTGGGAATGCACTAATGCTCCATAA
- a CDS encoding nuclear pore complex: MSFLNSSPSTSSASSTATGQELVNDILVNNPPEDSIEDISFSPQQDLLAVASWDKKVRIYEIDPNTGNNQGKALYEHNAPVFSARWSTDGTKVVSGGADNQVKIFDLATQQQQQIGQHDAPVRSVRYVECGPTNTPVVASGSWDKTLRYWDMRSPTPVSTINLPERCYCMDSSQKLLVVGCADRHITIIDLNNPQQIFKTTQSPLKWQTRTVACYPQANGFAIGSVEGRCAIQYITEAEQKKFGFSFKCHRKSGTGSVGGTLPRTTSSSSNESQAFPVNAISFHPVYGTFSTAGSDGTFCFWDKDAKQRLKSFPELPGTVLSTAFNKTGSIFAYAVSYDWSLGFQGNRPDYPTFIKLHPTKDVEIKQKNKR; the protein is encoded by the coding sequence atgtCATTCTTGAATAGTTCGCCATCTACATCTAGCGCATCAAGTACAGCCACGGGTCAAGAGCTAGTCAACGATATTCTAGTCAACAATCCACCAGAGgactcaattgaagatatttCCTTCTCACCACAACAAGATCTACTTGCGGTTGCCAGTTGGGATAAAAAAGTCCGaatttatgaaattgatccTAATACGGGGAACAACCAAGGCAAAGCACTTTATGAGCACAATGCACCTGTGTTTTCTGCTCGATGGTCTACTGATGGGACTAAAGTAGTTAGTGGTGGTGCTGATAATCAAGTCAAGATATTTGACCTTGCGAcgcagcaacaacaacaaattggtCAACATGACGCACCAGTAAGGTCAGTCAGGTATGTTGAATGTGGGCCTACTAATACACCCGTAGTTGCAAGTGGATCTTGGGATAAAACGTTGAGATATTGGGATATGAGATCTCCTACACCAGTCAGTACCATCAATCTTCCTGAAAGATGTTATTGTATGGATTCATCACAAAAgttgcttgttgttggatgtGCCGATAGACATATAACAATTATTGATTTAAACAATCctcaacaaattttcaaaactacCCAATCTCCATTGAAATGGCAAACTAGAACAGTTGCATGTTACCCACAAGCCAATGGATTTGCTATTGGATCAGTTGAAGGAAGATGTGCAATTCAATATATAACCGAAGctgaacaaaagaaatttggcTTTTCATTTAAATGTCATAGGAAATCTGGTACAGGATCCGTGGGGGGAACACTACCACGTACTACGTCAAGTAGCTCTAATGAATCACAAGCGTTTCCTGTAAATGCAATTTCATTCCATCCAGTATATGGTACTTTCAGTACTGCAGGATCCGATGGtacattttgtttttgggATAAAGATGCGAAACAAAGGTTGAAACTGTTTCCAGAATTGCCGGGTACTGTATTATCTACTGCTTTTAACAAGACTGGGTCTATATTTGCTTATGCTGTGAGTTATGATTGGTCATTAGGATTCCAGGGTAATAGACCTGATTATCCTACTTTTATAAAGCTACACCCAACTAAGGATGTTGAAATTAAGCAAAAGAATAAGAGGTAG
- a CDS encoding Fcr1 zinc cluster transcription factor — translation MQSENLSHSCHVKKKRVGKACDSCRIKKTKCDGKKPCNRCLLDNKICVFTEKRKVKEKIHPPGYIELLETRLDILSKSFEKLIELSRPHLSFIDEIIREEEKSSVKKEFDDNTSSPQSFEEGDKVDSIPINKVVSYLIEQRGMLKNVPIEWEEGALIAANYNEDDLEPSSKLFAKHKSEKLAGGEVASSDLHSSPIMKPVNRTNSSSSARSQMKRKIKEEPASPASVHSFSSNFNFSTDEKWLTNDPMLSEVDSDSPERNHGISPPCIHEHSEHSHHQRSGDYDGHNHIPHTASLFSNNYTNHCSQPISKNSSVTSLSNKYEAHTLSSAPNSSSTTTPPSSVFTTNSPITMSALRRSSSTLSQTQSNKLKSCIAHHHNIHKPIHHRRQASFEIRKRNNSVEVSPAGSVHDISSISQPSSAVQSLTDGYNETDKYYDAIGEGASLQSSFDLSPTNPLMERAIDDSFYNEVARGSLNIQGPGAFDVLIGAYEDSFMNNNHF, via the coding sequence ATGCAATCTGAAAACCTTTCACACAGTTGTCATGTtaagaagaaaagagtcGGAAAGGCCTGTGACTCCTGCCGTATCAAGAAAACCAAATGTGACGGTAAAAAGCCTTGCAATAGGTGCTTGCTTGACAATAAAATTTGTGTATTTAcagaaaagagaaaggtCAAGGAAAAGATCCATCCACCAGGATACATTGAATTATTGGAAACAAGGTTGGACATCTTATCAAAGCTGTTTGAAAAGTTAATCGAGTTGTCAAGACCCCATTTGTCCTTCATTGATGAGATTATTAGGGAAGAAGAGAAGCTGCTGGTCAAGAAGGAATTCGATGACAATACATCCTCACCacaatcatttgaagaaggagacAAGGTTGACAGTATcccaatcaacaaagttgTGTCGTACTTGATTGAACAGCGTGGTATGTTGAAGAATGTTCCCATCGAATGGGAGGAAGGTGCTTTGATTGCAGCCAACTACAATGAAGACGATTTAGAACCATCTTCAAAACTATTTGCCAAACACAAGTCGGAAAAGCTTGCTGGTGGTGAAGTAGCTTCGTCTGACCTACATTCTTCTCCGATAATGAAGCCTGTAAACAGAACAAACTCATCCTCATCTGCAAGGTCacaaatgaaaagaaaaatcaaGGAGGAGCCAGCGTCTCCTGCTTCAGTGCACAGCTTTTCAAGtaacttcaacttcagtACTGATGAAAAATGGCTTACAAACGATCCTATGTTATCAGAAGTGGACAGTGACTCGCCCGAGAGAAACCATGGAATATCCCCGCCATGTATTCACGAACACCTGGAGCACAGTCATCATCAACGAAGTGGAGATTACGACGGTCACAACCACATTCCACATACTGCTTCATTGTTCTCCAACAACTACACCAACCATTGTAGCCAACCAATAAGCAAAAATTCGTCCGTTACGTCATTGAGTAACAAGTACGAAGCACATACGTTGTCTTCAGCGCCCAATTCATCTTCTACAACTACTCCACCTTCATCCGTATTTACCACTAACAGCCCCATCACAATGTCAGCTCTTCGCAGATCATCATCGACACTCTCTCAAACACAGagcaacaaattgaaaagcTGTATTGCCCATCACCATAATATTCATaaaccaattcatcataGGCGTCAGGCCTCGTTTGAAATAAGGAAGAGAAACAACAGTGTTGAAGTATCACCTGCGGGCTCTGTGCATGACATATCTTCTATTTCACAGCCTTCATCGGCAGTTCAATCACTCACTGATGGATACAATGAAACCGACAAGTATTATGATGCAATTGGTGAGGGAGCTTCGCTACAGTCTTCCTTTGATCTCTCTCCAACGAACCCATTGATGGAGAGGGCAATTGATGATAGCTTCTACAATGAGGTTGCTCGAGGATCACTAAATATTCAGGGTCCTGGTGCATTTGATGTATTGATTGGTGCATACGAGGACTCCTTTATGAATAATAACCATTTCTAG